GGCGGTTCTGTGCGTCGCCGTGTTCCTCGGTTTGACGGCGCTGGCGGGACGGTTCCGCTTCCCGCGAGTGTCGATGGTCGCGACCAGTGCTATTGTCGTCGGGCTGGTGACGGCCCGGATCGGCTATGTCGCGACGCATTGGGCGAGCTACGCCGATGCTCCACTTTCCATCCTAGCTATATGGCAGGGAGGCTTCTCGGCCGTCGCCGGCCTCGCCGGCGCTGCGGTAACGCTGGCGTTCCGGCTCGGCCGACGCGCGCTCTGGCGATAGGCTGGGCAGCGCTTGCCGTAGCTGGCGGCCTCTGGTTCACGCTTCAGGCGCTGATTCCCGCCCGTGACCTACGGCCCCTTTCCCTATCATCTCGCCCTAACGACGCCATCCGGCGCTCCGCTCCCGCTTGATCGTTTCCGGGGTCGTCCCTTCGTGGTCAATCTTGGGCGACATGGTGCGGCCCATGCCGGCGCGAGCTGCCGATGCTCGATGCTGCTGCGTCGCGCCGTGGAGAGGTTCCGATTCTGCTCGCCGATCAGGGTGAGGCGCCGGCGACCGTTACCCAGTTTCCTTACCCGAAGGCATCGGTGCCGGCAACGTCGCGCTTGATCCCGACCGTAGGCTTTCCCGAGCCTTCGAAGTCGCCGGCTATCCCGCAACCGCCTTCGTCGCCGCGAATGGCACGATCGTGCAGCTCAGCTCGGAGAGTTGTCGCGCGCCGCGCTCGCCGATGGAATGATAAGGCAAGGAAACACCGATGAACCGCCGCAACCTTCTCTTTCGCGGCGCTCTAGCCGCCGCTTGGCTTTCGCCGTCCGATGACACCTGCGGTCGGGCAGCAGCAGCCTGATTTGTCGCGCAAGGCAGTCGTCGACGATCCCGTAGCCCCCAAGCGGGCCGGCACCGCCTATGACGTCACCGTTGTCGAGTTCTTCGACTACAACTGCCCTATTGCCGTCGCATGGAGCCGGTGCTGAACGCGCTGCTTCGCTCCGACCCGAAGGTCCGGATCG
Above is a window of Roseomonas aeriglobus DNA encoding:
- a CDS encoding prolipoprotein diacylglyceryl transferase; the encoded protein is MGSAIAIGPLMMAVDRGLAVLCVAVFLGLTALAGRFRFPRVSMVATSAIVVGLVTARIGYVATHWASYADAPLSILAIWQGGFSAVAGLAGAAVTLAFRLGRRALWR